One stretch of Pseudomonas sp. NC02 DNA includes these proteins:
- a CDS encoding LysR family transcriptional regulator, which yields MRLRHIEIFQAIRQTGSISAAAQLLHVSQPAVSKVLQHAELQLGFPLFLRIRGKLQPTPEALALEREVDKVTESLQGVRRLAQNLRREPGQSLRIGATPALALALLPPAIREWTQRYPDIACELSSAHSRELVQNLLMREVDVALTLQPPDHPGLTAQALAHGVLVALAPQGYWKENELGKPLPLMALAGAPLIGLSSADPLSAKLDSYLEAVDPPPRVSIAVQTYSLARAMVESGAGLAVIDPFTALGASPATTCIRPLAPPLPITLYALTRADEPPPHMLASLLEIFGSRAHEQLDRL from the coding sequence ATGCGCTTGCGTCATATCGAAATCTTCCAGGCCATCCGCCAGACCGGTTCCATCAGCGCCGCCGCCCAGTTGCTGCATGTCTCGCAGCCGGCGGTGAGCAAGGTGCTGCAGCACGCCGAGTTGCAGTTGGGGTTCCCGCTGTTCCTGCGTATACGCGGCAAGCTGCAGCCAACCCCGGAAGCGCTGGCGCTGGAGCGCGAAGTCGACAAGGTGACCGAAAGCCTGCAAGGCGTGCGGCGCCTGGCACAGAACCTGCGCCGCGAGCCGGGCCAGAGCCTGCGTATCGGCGCAACACCCGCGCTGGCCTTGGCGTTGCTGCCGCCGGCCATCCGCGAATGGACCCAACGCTACCCGGACATCGCCTGCGAGCTGTCCAGCGCCCACAGCCGCGAGCTGGTGCAAAACCTGTTGATGCGTGAGGTCGACGTGGCGCTGACCCTGCAACCGCCCGATCACCCGGGTCTGACCGCCCAGGCCCTGGCCCACGGCGTGCTGGTGGCGTTGGCGCCGCAGGGTTACTGGAAGGAAAACGAGCTGGGCAAACCGTTGCCGCTGATGGCCCTGGCGGGCGCGCCGTTGATTGGCCTGTCCAGCGCCGACCCGTTGTCGGCGAAGCTGGACAGCTACCTGGAAGCGGTCGATCCACCGCCACGGGTCAGCATCGCAGTGCAGACCTATTCCCTGGCCAGGGCCATGGTCGAATCCGGCGCCGGGCTGGCGGTGATTGATCCGTTCACCGCCCTCGGCGCATCACCGGCCACTACTTGCATTCGCCCCCTTGCGCCGCCGCTGCCAATCACCTTGTACGCCCTGACCCGCGCCGACGAACCGCCGCCGCATATGCTGGCGAGCCTGTTGGAGATCTTCGGCAGCCGGGCCCATGAGCAATTGGACCGGCTATAA
- a CDS encoding D-amino acid dehydrogenase produces MAQQVCIIGGGVIGLASAYALVRAGMQVTVVEARETLGSETSFANGGQLSYRYVAPLADKGVPLQAIGWLLRGDSPLKLRPRMDPAQWRWMASFLGACRGSVNQRNAAHLLRLASLSQGTLQRWREEDQLGGFHWRRNGKLVTFRSLDSYERALNKVTDPLQQQVLSAADCARLEPTLDSASFAGGIYTPNEEVGDCHGFCQQLAARLEASGRCTFLLGRKVTAIRHSAGAVQAIEMGSEVLPVQHLVLAAGHRSPELALPGMSLPLYPLKGYSLSVPIGAQHQAPNISITDYDRKIVYARIGEQLRVAAMVDIVGFDARLEPKRLALIKRQALETFPLAGDYQHAVEWAGMRPATPTGVPLIGASAYSNLWLNLGHGALGFTLACGSGQVLAELIGRHTTSIDMQGFAPRAA; encoded by the coding sequence ATGGCTCAGCAGGTTTGCATCATCGGTGGCGGGGTTATCGGCCTGGCGAGTGCCTACGCGCTGGTGCGTGCCGGCATGCAGGTGACGGTGGTCGAAGCCCGGGAAACCCTGGGCAGCGAGACCAGCTTCGCCAACGGCGGGCAACTGTCCTACCGCTATGTCGCGCCGTTGGCCGACAAGGGCGTACCGTTGCAAGCCATCGGCTGGCTGCTGCGCGGTGACTCGCCGCTGAAGCTGCGCCCGCGCATGGACCCGGCGCAGTGGCGCTGGATGGCCTCGTTCCTGGGCGCCTGCCGTGGCTCGGTGAACCAGCGCAATGCGGCCCACCTGCTGCGCCTGGCGTCCTTGAGCCAGGGCACCCTGCAACGCTGGCGTGAAGAAGACCAACTGGGCGGTTTCCACTGGCGGCGCAACGGCAAGCTGGTGACCTTTCGCAGCCTCGACAGCTATGAGCGCGCCTTGAATAAAGTGACCGACCCGCTGCAACAGCAAGTGCTCTCGGCGGCGGACTGCGCACGGCTGGAACCGACCCTGGACAGCGCCAGTTTTGCCGGCGGCATCTATACGCCCAATGAAGAGGTCGGCGACTGCCATGGGTTCTGCCAGCAACTGGCGGCGCGCCTTGAAGCGTCGGGGCGTTGCACGTTCCTGTTGGGGCGCAAGGTGACGGCGATTCGTCACAGCGCAGGCGCCGTGCAGGCTATCGAAATGGGCAGTGAAGTCTTGCCGGTGCAGCACCTGGTGCTGGCCGCCGGGCACCGCAGCCCCGAGCTGGCCTTGCCGGGTATGTCACTGCCGCTGTATCCCCTCAAGGGTTACAGCCTGAGCGTGCCGATTGGCGCGCAGCATCAGGCGCCGAACATCAGCATCACCGATTACGACCGCAAGATCGTCTACGCGCGCATCGGTGAGCAACTGCGGGTGGCGGCGATGGTGGATATTGTCGGCTTCGACGCCCGCCTGGAACCCAAGCGCCTGGCGCTGATTAAACGCCAGGCACTTGAGACGTTCCCGCTGGCCGGTGACTACCAGCACGCGGTCGAATGGGCCGGCATGCGCCCGGCCACGCCTACCGGCGTGCCGTTGATTGGTGCCAGCGCCTACAGCAACCTGTGGCTTAACCTCGGCCACGGCGCCCTCGGGTTTACCCTGGCTTGCGGCAGCGGCCAGGTACTGGCCGAGTTGATTGGCCGGCACACCACTTCCATTGATATGCAGGGCTTCGCGCCCCGTGCCGCTTGA
- a CDS encoding adenosylmethionine--8-amino-7-oxononanoate transaminase → MGLNNQWMQRDLAVLWHPCTQMKDHQQLPLIPIKRGEGIWLEDFEGKRYLDAVSSWWVNVFGHANPRINQRIKDQVDQLEHVILAGFSHQPVIELSERLVKMTPEGLTRCFYADNGSSCIEVALKMSFHYWLNRGLPNKKRFVTLTNSYHGETIAAMSVGDVPLFTETYKALLLDTIKVPSPDCYLRPDGMSWEEHSRNMFLAMEQTLAENHDTVAAVIVEPLIQGAGGMRMYHPVYLKLLREACDRYGVHLIHDEIAVGFGRTGTMFACEQAGIRPDFLCLSKALTGGYLPLAAVVTTDDVYDAFYDDYPTLRAFLHSHSYTGNPLACAAALATLDIFEEDNVIENNKALAQRMATATAHLVDHPHVSEVRQTGMVLAIEMVQDKATKTAYPWQERRGLKVFEHALERGALLRPLGSVVYFLPPYVITPEQIDFLAEVASEGIDIATNSKVSVAVPKDFHPGFRDPG, encoded by the coding sequence ATGGGTTTGAATAACCAGTGGATGCAACGCGACCTTGCGGTGCTGTGGCATCCCTGCACCCAGATGAAAGACCACCAGCAACTGCCGCTGATCCCGATCAAGCGCGGTGAAGGCATCTGGCTGGAAGACTTCGAAGGCAAACGCTACCTCGACGCCGTCAGTTCCTGGTGGGTCAACGTGTTTGGCCACGCCAACCCGCGCATCAACCAGCGCATCAAGGACCAGGTCGACCAGCTGGAACACGTGATCCTCGCCGGCTTCAGCCACCAGCCGGTAATCGAGCTGTCCGAGCGCCTGGTGAAGATGACCCCCGAAGGCCTGACCCGCTGTTTCTACGCCGACAACGGTTCGTCGTGCATCGAAGTCGCGCTGAAGATGAGCTTTCACTATTGGCTCAACCGCGGCCTGCCGAACAAAAAGCGCTTTGTCACCCTGACCAACAGCTACCACGGCGAAACCATCGCCGCGATGTCGGTAGGCGATGTGCCGCTGTTCACCGAGACCTATAAAGCCCTGCTGCTGGACACCATCAAGGTGCCGAGCCCCGACTGCTACCTGCGCCCCGACGGCATGAGCTGGGAAGAACATTCCCGGAACATGTTCCTGGCCATGGAGCAGACCCTGGCCGAAAACCACGACACCGTGGCCGCCGTGATCGTCGAGCCGCTGATCCAGGGCGCCGGCGGCATGCGCATGTACCACCCGGTGTACCTCAAGCTGCTGCGCGAAGCCTGCGACCGTTATGGCGTGCACCTGATCCACGACGAAATCGCCGTGGGCTTTGGCCGCACCGGTACGATGTTCGCCTGCGAACAGGCCGGCATCCGCCCGGACTTCCTGTGCCTGTCCAAGGCCCTGACCGGCGGCTACCTGCCGCTCGCCGCGGTGGTCACCACCGACGATGTGTACGACGCCTTCTACGACGACTACCCGACCCTGCGGGCCTTCCTGCACTCCCACAGCTACACCGGCAACCCGCTGGCCTGTGCGGCGGCCCTGGCGACCCTGGATATCTTCGAAGAAGACAACGTCATCGAAAACAACAAGGCCCTGGCCCAGCGCATGGCCACCGCCACCGCGCACCTGGTGGACCATCCGCACGTCTCGGAAGTGCGCCAGACCGGCATGGTGCTGGCCATCGAGATGGTGCAGGACAAGGCCACCAAGACCGCCTACCCGTGGCAGGAACGCCGTGGCCTGAAGGTGTTCGAACATGCGCTGGAGCGAGGCGCGTTGCTGCGGCCGTTGGGCAGCGTGGTGTACTTCCTGCCGCCGTATGTGATCACCCCGGAGCAGATCGACTTCCTGGCTGAAGTGGCCAGCGAAGGGATCGACATTGCCACCAACAGCAAGGTCAGCGTGGCGGTGCCCAAGGATTTCCACCCGGGGTTTCGTGATCCGGGCTGA
- a CDS encoding chromate transporter, which yields MQSVLFHLMIQCALWSLMAIGGNTVALSDIHRYTVTDMNWITDAQFVAFFALSQALPGPNGMFLVFIGQQAAGLPGALVALTAKLVPCSVLTYFGAGWLEKHSKTPWVQRVKGSLLPISIGLILAASYILMNSLENNATSLVLTLASAAVVYYTRLNAIWLIILGVVLGLCSAWLGVNWF from the coding sequence ATGCAGAGCGTGCTGTTTCACCTGATGATCCAATGCGCGCTGTGGTCGCTGATGGCGATTGGCGGCAACACCGTGGCCCTGAGCGATATCCATCGCTACACCGTCACCGACATGAACTGGATCACCGACGCCCAGTTCGTCGCCTTCTTCGCCTTGTCCCAGGCCTTGCCGGGGCCCAATGGCATGTTCCTGGTATTTATCGGCCAGCAAGCCGCCGGGTTGCCCGGCGCCCTGGTGGCCCTGACCGCCAAGCTGGTGCCCTGCTCGGTGCTCACCTACTTCGGCGCCGGCTGGCTGGAAAAACACAGCAAAACCCCGTGGGTGCAGCGGGTCAAAGGCAGCCTGCTGCCGATCTCCATCGGGCTGATCCTGGCCGCCAGCTACATCCTGATGAACAGCCTGGAAAACAACGCCACCAGCCTGGTACTGACCCTGGCCAGCGCTGCCGTGGTGTATTACACAAGACTCAACGCGATCTGGCTGATCATCCTCGGCGTAGTGTTGGGCCTGTGCAGTGCATGGCTGGGAGTGAACTGGTTTTAG
- a CDS encoding DEAD/DEAH box helicase — MSFASLGLSEALVRAIEAAGYTEPTPVQQRAIPAVLQGRDLMVAAQTGTGKTGGFALPILERLFPNGHPDKSQRHGPRQPRVLVLTPTRELAAQVHDSFKLYARDLKFVSACIFGGVGMNPQVQAMSRGVDVLVACPGRLLDLCGQGSVDLSHVEILVLDEADRMLDMGFVHDVKKVLARLPAKRQNLLFSATFSNDITALAGKLLHNPERIEVTPPNTTVERIEQRVFRLPAAHKRSLLAHLITAGAWEQVLVFTRTKHGANRLAEYLDKHGLTAVAIHGNKSQNARTKALADFKAGEVRILVATDIAARGLDIDQLPHVVNFELPNVDEDYVHRIGRTGRAGRSGEAISLVAPDEEKLLKSIERMTKQKIADGDLMGFDSSAVEAEKPEVRERPDVRNPRNNPRGPKGDGPNGGGGGGGRKDKGKDKGGKDKAATNGRGERPAREQKPREGTPAREQRQPSQPPRAAADRAPDEFLDDDVDNFGNRVDYVPQAKPAQGRGRRPGAPAQGAGAGTPRTGGQPQGRQNGPRSSNGATTGTPPAKRSGPRNGAPRDGQARREESRNRRPARDDQPRLSEPAVQNPRGGPAPKIIHKESKSDRTLTPEQLDQLPGRPRGEKPALLTRNR, encoded by the coding sequence ATGTCCTTTGCTTCCCTCGGTCTCTCCGAGGCTTTAGTCCGCGCCATCGAGGCAGCGGGCTATACCGAGCCTACTCCGGTGCAACAGCGGGCCATTCCCGCCGTGTTGCAAGGCCGCGACCTGATGGTTGCGGCTCAGACAGGTACTGGTAAAACCGGCGGCTTCGCCCTTCCGATCCTGGAGCGGTTGTTCCCCAACGGTCACCCGGACAAATCCCAGCGTCATGGCCCGCGCCAACCGCGCGTACTGGTCCTGACCCCTACCCGCGAACTCGCCGCACAAGTGCATGACAGCTTCAAGCTGTATGCCCGCGACTTGAAGTTCGTCAGCGCCTGCATCTTCGGCGGCGTCGGCATGAACCCACAGGTTCAGGCCATGTCCCGCGGTGTCGACGTACTGGTTGCATGCCCGGGTCGCTTGCTCGACCTGTGCGGCCAAGGCAGCGTCGATTTGTCCCACGTGGAAATCCTCGTGCTGGACGAAGCCGACCGCATGCTCGACATGGGCTTTGTCCATGACGTGAAAAAGGTCCTCGCGCGCCTGCCGGCCAAACGCCAGAACCTGCTGTTCTCGGCCACGTTCTCCAACGACATCACCGCGTTGGCGGGCAAGTTGTTGCACAACCCCGAGCGCATTGAAGTCACGCCGCCGAACACCACGGTCGAGCGTATCGAGCAGCGCGTATTCCGCCTGCCGGCCGCCCACAAGCGTTCGCTGCTGGCCCACCTGATCACCGCCGGCGCGTGGGAACAGGTGCTGGTGTTCACCCGCACCAAGCACGGCGCCAACCGCCTGGCCGAGTACCTGGACAAGCACGGCCTCACCGCCGTCGCGATCCACGGCAACAAGAGCCAGAATGCCCGCACCAAAGCCCTGGCCGACTTCAAGGCCGGTGAAGTGCGCATCCTGGTCGCCACCGACATCGCCGCTCGCGGCCTGGACATCGACCAACTGCCCCACGTGGTCAACTTCGAGCTGCCAAACGTCGACGAAGACTACGTGCACCGTATCGGCCGTACTGGCCGGGCCGGTCGTTCGGGCGAGGCCATTTCCCTGGTCGCACCGGACGAAGAAAAGCTGCTGAAAAGCATCGAGCGCATGACCAAGCAGAAAATCGCCGACGGCGACCTGATGGGCTTCGACTCCAGCGCGGTTGAGGCCGAGAAGCCTGAAGTGCGCGAACGTCCGGACGTGCGCAACCCGCGCAACAACCCACGCGGTCCGAAGGGCGATGGCCCGAACGGCGGCGGCGGTGGTGGCGGTCGTAAAGACAAGGGCAAGGACAAGGGCGGCAAGGACAAGGCTGCGACCAATGGCCGTGGCGAACGCCCGGCCCGTGAGCAAAAGCCCCGTGAAGGCACCCCGGCCCGCGAACAGCGCCAGCCGAGCCAGCCGCCACGTGCTGCTGCCGACCGTGCTCCGGACGAGTTCCTGGACGACGACGTGGACAACTTCGGTAACCGCGTTGACTACGTGCCCCAGGCCAAGCCGGCCCAGGGCCGTGGTCGTCGTCCGGGCGCTCCGGCCCAGGGCGCAGGCGCCGGTACTCCGCGTACCGGCGGGCAGCCACAAGGTCGCCAGAACGGTCCGCGCAGCAGCAACGGCGCCACCACCGGCACCCCGCCTGCCAAGCGCAGCGGCCCGCGCAACGGTGCACCGCGTGACGGCCAGGCCCGTCGCGAAGAGTCGCGCAACCGTCGCCCGGCCCGTGATGATCAACCTCGCCTGTCGGAGCCAGCGGTGCAAAACCCGCGCGGCGGCCCGGCACCGAAGATCATCCACAAAGAGTCGAAAAGCGATCGCACGCTGACACCTGAGCAGTTGGATCAACTGCCGGGCCGTCCACGTGGTGAAAAACCGGCGTTGCTGACCCGCAACCGCTGA
- a CDS encoding hemolysin III family protein, with product MYHGERFNAWSHLLGAVAAFVGAVWMLVVASMDGNPWKIVSVAIYGFTLLVLYSASTVYHSVRGRKKAIMQKVDHFSIYLLIAGSYTPFCLVTLRGPWGWTLFGIVWGLAVIGILQEIKPRSEARILSIVIYAVMGWIVLVAVKPLIAALGPTGFAWLASGGVLYTVGIIFFALEDRLRHSHGIWHLFVIGGSLLHFVAIMGYVL from the coding sequence ATGTATCACGGGGAACGATTCAACGCCTGGAGCCACTTGCTCGGGGCGGTTGCGGCTTTTGTGGGTGCGGTATGGATGTTGGTGGTGGCCAGTATGGACGGCAACCCCTGGAAGATTGTCAGCGTGGCCATTTACGGTTTCACATTGCTGGTGTTGTACAGCGCGTCCACCGTTTACCACAGCGTGCGCGGGCGCAAGAAAGCGATCATGCAGAAGGTCGATCACTTTTCGATCTACCTGCTGATTGCCGGCAGCTACACGCCGTTTTGCCTGGTGACGCTGCGCGGGCCGTGGGGCTGGACGCTGTTCGGGATTGTGTGGGGGCTGGCGGTGATCGGCATCCTGCAGGAGATCAAGCCACGTTCCGAGGCGCGGATCCTGTCGATCGTGATCTATGCGGTGATGGGCTGGATCGTGCTGGTGGCGGTCAAGCCGCTGATTGCTGCGCTGGGGCCTACCGGGTTTGCCTGGCTGGCGTCGGGCGGGGTGCTGTATACCGTGGGCATTATTTTCTTTGCCTTGGAGGACCGCTTGCGGCACTCCCACGGGATCTGGCATTTGTTCGTGATTGGCGGCAGCCTGCTGCATTTCGTGGCGATCATGGGGTACGTGTTATAG
- a CDS encoding 16S rRNA (uracil(1498)-N(3))-methyltransferase: MRLSRFFVDAPLSLGDHELPEAQAHYISRVLRMSEGDPVQLFDGSGQEFRASLLEVGKKRVVVQVTETFAGQVESPLQIHLGQGLSRGERMDWAIQKATELGVNEITPIFSDRCEVRLKDERADKRLQHWRQVAISACEQCGRSRVPVIHPPLLLADWLKQAEADLKLVLHPVAEPLVSHAKPGSLAFLIGPEGGLTDGEVETAQGAGFHAARLGPRVLRTETAPVVALAVAQQLWGDF, translated from the coding sequence ATGAGACTGTCCCGCTTTTTTGTCGACGCCCCCCTGAGCCTTGGCGACCACGAGTTGCCGGAAGCCCAGGCGCACTACATCAGCCGCGTATTGCGCATGAGCGAAGGCGACCCCGTGCAGTTGTTCGACGGTTCCGGCCAGGAGTTTCGCGCCAGCTTGCTGGAAGTCGGCAAAAAACGCGTGGTGGTGCAAGTCACCGAAACCTTCGCCGGGCAGGTCGAGTCGCCATTGCAGATTCACCTCGGCCAGGGCCTGTCCCGTGGCGAGCGAATGGACTGGGCGATCCAGAAAGCCACCGAGCTTGGGGTGAATGAAATCACCCCGATCTTCAGCGACCGCTGCGAAGTGCGCCTCAAGGACGAACGCGCCGACAAACGCCTGCAGCACTGGCGCCAGGTGGCGATCAGCGCGTGCGAGCAGTGCGGTCGCTCGCGAGTGCCGGTGATTCACCCACCGCTGTTGCTGGCGGATTGGTTGAAACAGGCCGAAGCGGATTTGAAGCTGGTGCTGCACCCGGTGGCCGAGCCCCTGGTGAGCCACGCCAAGCCTGGGAGCCTGGCCTTCCTGATCGGGCCGGAGGGTGGATTGACTGATGGCGAAGTCGAAACGGCACAAGGTGCGGGGTTTCATGCCGCACGGCTGGGCCCACGGGTGCTGCGTACCGAAACTGCGCCAGTCGTGGCGCTGGCCGTAGCCCAACAACTCTGGGGCGACTTCTAA
- a CDS encoding RidA family protein — translation MTITRINSNSRLSGAVVFQDLVFLSGQVPGEGRDVKTQTEQVLARIDALLAEAGSDKDHLLNATIYLNNIQEGFAPMNEVWSAWLSPGQAPTRTTLQAQLARPDVLVEISVIAVRRT, via the coding sequence ATGACCATCACCCGAATCAACAGCAACAGCCGCTTGTCTGGCGCCGTGGTGTTTCAGGACCTGGTGTTTTTGTCCGGCCAGGTGCCGGGCGAAGGCCGTGATGTAAAGACCCAGACCGAACAGGTGCTGGCCAGGATTGATGCGCTGCTGGCCGAGGCCGGCAGCGACAAGGATCATCTGCTGAATGCGACCATCTACCTGAACAATATCCAGGAGGGTTTTGCGCCGATGAATGAAGTCTGGTCCGCCTGGCTATCGCCGGGGCAGGCACCGACGCGTACCACGTTGCAGGCGCAGTTGGCGCGACCGGACGTGCTGGTCGAGATCAGTGTCATTGCAGTGCGCCGTACCTGA
- a CDS encoding cytochrome b, translating into MQLRNSPARYGWVSIVLHWGVALVVFGLFALGLWMVGLDYYSAWRKDAPDLHKSIGITLFAIMLVRIVWRLVSPPPPPLASYSRMTRLGAAFGHAFLYLGLFAVMIAGYLISTADGVGIPVFGLFEIPALVSGLPDQADTAGVVHLYLAWVLVVFAGLHGVAALKHHFIDRDVTLVRMLGRKA; encoded by the coding sequence ATGCAACTACGTAATTCACCGGCCCGCTATGGCTGGGTCAGCATCGTTTTGCACTGGGGCGTGGCCCTGGTGGTGTTCGGTCTGTTCGCATTGGGCCTGTGGATGGTCGGTCTCGACTACTACAGTGCCTGGCGCAAAGACGCCCCGGACCTGCACAAGAGCATCGGCATTACGCTGTTCGCCATCATGCTCGTGCGGATCGTCTGGCGCCTGGTCAGCCCGCCGCCGCCACCGCTTGCCAGCTATAGCCGCATGACGCGTCTGGGGGCTGCGTTTGGCCACGCGTTCCTGTATCTCGGGCTGTTTGCCGTGATGATTGCCGGTTACCTGATTTCCACCGCAGACGGTGTCGGGATCCCGGTGTTTGGCTTGTTTGAGATTCCTGCGCTGGTTTCCGGGCTACCGGACCAGGCAGACACTGCAGGCGTGGTGCATTTGTACCTGGCCTGGGTATTGGTGGTGTTCGCCGGCCTGCATGGCGTGGCCGCGCTGAAACACCATTTCATTGATCGTGATGTGACCCTGGTTCGTATGCTGGGGCGCAAAGCCTGA
- a CDS encoding transporter substrate-binding domain-containing protein, translating to MQKITLIGCTLGLLLGAQAHATEAPLDGTLSKIANARSITLGYRDASVPFSYVGDHSGKPMGYSVELANKIVERIQQKTGVPKLNVKYNLVTSQTRIALVQNGTVDLECGSTGVTAERQKQVAFSYGFIYVKGQLLTANDSGIKSFADLQGKNVVTTAGTTNERFLKSYNVDHKLNMSVISAKDHGEAFQMLQSGRAAAFYMDDALLYGERAKARDPHKWVVVGEEQSREIYSCMVRKDDPQFLAVVNETLAGLYSSGEINGIYQRWFEQPIPPKGLNLEFPMTSELKAIIATPVSDPVE from the coding sequence ATGCAAAAAATCACGTTGATCGGCTGCACCCTGGGGCTGTTGTTGGGGGCTCAGGCCCATGCCACCGAGGCCCCCTTGGACGGTACGCTGAGCAAGATCGCCAACGCCAGGAGCATCACCCTCGGCTACCGCGATGCCTCGGTGCCGTTTTCCTATGTGGGGGATCACAGCGGCAAGCCCATGGGCTATTCGGTGGAGCTGGCGAACAAGATCGTCGAGCGTATCCAGCAGAAAACCGGTGTGCCGAAGCTCAACGTGAAGTACAACCTGGTGACTTCCCAGACCCGCATAGCCCTGGTGCAAAACGGCACCGTGGACCTGGAATGCGGTTCCACCGGCGTGACCGCCGAGCGGCAGAAGCAGGTAGCGTTTTCCTACGGGTTTATCTACGTGAAGGGCCAGTTGCTGACCGCCAACGACAGCGGCATCAAAAGCTTCGCCGACCTGCAAGGCAAGAACGTGGTAACCACCGCCGGTACCACCAACGAGCGGTTCCTCAAGAGCTACAACGTCGATCACAAACTGAACATGTCGGTGATCAGCGCCAAGGACCACGGCGAAGCCTTCCAGATGCTGCAATCGGGCCGGGCGGCGGCGTTCTACATGGATGACGCGTTGCTCTACGGCGAGCGCGCCAAGGCCAGGGACCCGCACAAGTGGGTGGTGGTTGGGGAAGAACAGTCGCGGGAAATCTACAGCTGCATGGTGCGCAAGGACGACCCGCAGTTTCTCGCGGTGGTCAATGAGACCCTGGCCGGGCTGTACAGCTCGGGGGAGATCAACGGCATTTACCAGCGCTGGTTTGAGCAGCCGATTCCGCCTAAGGGCCTGAACCTGGAATTCCCGATGACCAGTGAGTTGAAGGCGATTATTGCGACGCCTGTGAGTGACCCGGTGGAGTAA
- a CDS encoding chromate transporter, whose translation MPDLEPAQPHPSLWQLFYNFAMVGLFGFGGVMPWARQMMVDRRQWVSEQGFNELLTTGQFFPGPNIANVGIIYGRRLHGLPGAVVTVVGLYLFPSLITVLAGFAYAKWWSHDVVQQIFGAVMPIATGLMLGTTLRLLKAMPRTLANYSAFVLTFVLMAVLVLPLWMVLLICIPSSLALSFMGKQKVAG comes from the coding sequence ATGCCCGACCTCGAACCTGCCCAGCCCCACCCGAGTCTGTGGCAGTTGTTTTACAACTTCGCCATGGTCGGCCTGTTTGGCTTCGGCGGCGTGATGCCCTGGGCGCGGCAGATGATGGTCGACCGCAGGCAGTGGGTCAGCGAACAAGGCTTCAACGAGTTGCTGACCACCGGCCAATTTTTCCCCGGGCCGAATATCGCCAACGTCGGCATCATCTACGGTCGGCGCCTGCACGGCTTGCCGGGTGCGGTTGTGACCGTGGTCGGCTTGTATCTGTTCCCCTCGCTGATCACCGTGCTGGCCGGCTTCGCCTATGCCAAATGGTGGAGCCATGACGTGGTGCAGCAGATCTTCGGCGCGGTGATGCCGATCGCCACCGGGCTGATGCTCGGCACCACCTTGCGCCTGCTCAAGGCCATGCCCAGGACCCTGGCGAATTACAGCGCGTTCGTCCTGACCTTCGTGTTGATGGCGGTGCTGGTGCTGCCGTTGTGGATGGTCCTGCTGATCTGCATTCCCAGCTCGTTGGCCTTGAGCTTCATGGGCAAGCAGAAGGTGGCCGGCTGA
- a CDS encoding YceI family protein, which translates to MLKKTLAALAIGSALLTAGQAMAADYVVDKEGQHAFVDFKISHLGYSFITGTFKDLDGKFSFDAAKPEDSKIEFNVRTASVFTNHAERDKHIASKDFLDVGKFADAKFVSTSVKTTGKNAAGQVTADVTGDLTFHGVTKPIVVKATFLGEGKDPWGGYRAGFEGTTSFNRQDFGKQMDLGPASNNVELYVTFEGVKAK; encoded by the coding sequence ATGTTGAAAAAGACTCTCGCCGCTCTGGCCATCGGTTCTGCCCTGCTGACTGCCGGTCAGGCGATGGCAGCTGACTACGTTGTCGACAAGGAAGGCCAGCACGCCTTCGTTGACTTCAAGATCAGCCACTTGGGCTACAGCTTCATCACCGGTACCTTCAAGGACCTGGACGGCAAGTTCAGCTTCGATGCTGCCAAGCCTGAAGACAGCAAGATTGAGTTCAACGTCCGCACCGCCAGCGTGTTCACCAACCACGCCGAACGTGACAAGCACATCGCCAGCAAAGACTTCCTGGACGTTGGCAAGTTTGCCGATGCCAAGTTCGTCTCCACCAGCGTCAAGACCACTGGCAAGAATGCCGCTGGCCAAGTCACTGCTGACGTGACCGGCGACCTGACCTTTCACGGCGTGACCAAGCCGATCGTCGTCAAGGCGACCTTCCTGGGTGAAGGCAAGGATCCATGGGGCGGCTACCGTGCCGGCTTTGAAGGTACTACCTCCTTCAATCGCCAGGACTTCGGCAAGCAGATGGACCTGGGTCCAGCGTCCAACAACGTTGAGCTGTACGTGACGTTTGAAGGTGTGAAAGCGAAGTAA